Proteins from one Blattabacterium cuenoti genomic window:
- the rpmA gene encoding 50S ribosomal protein L27, producing MAHKKGSGSSRNGRDSIGRRLGVKIYGNQYVNPGNIIVRQRGTKHHPGINVGIGKDHTLYAIKSGYVHFKKMKKNRSFVYIISDKINNNINTINNN from the coding sequence ATGGCTCATAAAAAAGGTTCAGGAAGTTCTAGAAATGGTCGAGATTCAATAGGAAGAAGATTAGGAGTTAAAATATATGGAAATCAATATGTAAATCCTGGAAATATAATAGTTCGTCAACGTGGTACTAAACATCATCCTGGAATAAATGTAGGAATAGGGAAAGATCACACTTTATATGCTATAAAAAGTGGATATGTTCATTTTAAAAAAATGAAAAAAAATAGATCTTTTGTTTATATTATTTCAGATAAAATAAATAATAATATTAATACTATTAATAATAATTAA
- the rplU gene encoding 50S ribosomal protein L21, whose amino-acid sequence MTYAIVNIKGNQFKLFEKKYVYIPHISMKIGDKILLNKVFMFSKKGLHFFGNPFLENISVQVEILQHIKGKKIFIFKKKRRKGYKVKNGFRPIFSKIQVISFLEKNNN is encoded by the coding sequence ATGACTTACGCTATTGTCAATATAAAAGGGAATCAATTTAAACTTTTTGAAAAAAAATATGTTTATATTCCTCATATTTCTATGAAAATAGGTGATAAAATATTATTAAATAAAGTTTTTATGTTTTCTAAAAAAGGACTTCATTTTTTTGGAAATCCTTTTTTAGAAAATATAAGCGTTCAAGTAGAAATATTACAACATATAAAAGGTAAAAAAATTTTTATTTTTAAAAAAAAAAGAAGAAAAGGATATAAAGTAAAAAATGGATTTAGACCTATTTTTTCAAAAATTCAAGTAATTTCTTTTTTAGAAAAAAACAATAATTAA